Proteins encoded by one window of Filimonas effusa:
- the kdsB gene encoding 3-deoxy-manno-octulosonate cytidylyltransferase translates to MKKIAFIPARYSASRFPAKLMQILGDKPVIQHTYDNTVATGLFNEVVVVTDSSVIFDQINANGGKAVMSKKEHESGSDRIAEAAAEMDVDIIINVQGDEPFVKKEPLQKLLQVFEGQKGEKVQVASLMQVLKDPELVKDPNYVKVAIDKNSNSLFFSRSVIPYPRNKEIETHYYEHIGVYAFRKQALLDFTSWPMTPLEAAEKIECLRYLENGIPLKMVVVDYMGVEIDTPEDLIKAAAYLKQ, encoded by the coding sequence ATGAAAAAGATCGCTTTCATCCCTGCGCGTTATTCAGCATCCAGGTTCCCCGCCAAACTTATGCAGATCCTTGGCGATAAACCTGTTATCCAGCATACATATGACAATACAGTCGCTACTGGTCTTTTTAATGAAGTAGTCGTCGTAACCGACAGCTCCGTCATCTTTGATCAGATCAACGCCAATGGTGGCAAGGCCGTAATGAGCAAAAAGGAACATGAAAGCGGTAGCGACCGCATCGCCGAAGCAGCTGCAGAGATGGATGTGGATATCATCATCAACGTTCAGGGCGACGAACCCTTCGTTAAAAAAGAACCACTCCAGAAACTGTTACAGGTCTTCGAAGGACAAAAAGGCGAAAAGGTTCAGGTAGCAAGCCTTATGCAGGTGCTCAAAGATCCTGAACTGGTAAAAGACCCCAACTACGTAAAAGTAGCGATCGACAAAAACAGCAATTCTCTGTTCTTCAGCCGTTCAGTGATTCCTTACCCCAGGAACAAAGAAATAGAAACACACTATTACGAACATATCGGCGTATACGCATTCCGTAAACAAGCCCTGCTCGATTTTACCAGCTGGCCAATGACACCGCTCGAAGCCGCTGAGAAGATCGAATGCCTCCGTTATCTTGAAAATGGTATCCCGTTAAAAATGGTAGTGGTCGATTATATGGGAGTGGAAATAGATACACCCGAAGATCTGATAAAGGCTGCCGCCTACCTGAAGCAATAA
- the nagA gene encoding N-acetylglucosamine-6-phosphate deacetylase, protein MENKTIAYTARSVFTGTNMLQHHAVVVNHGFIESVLPMVSVPKGIRIHDFGEAVIAPPFVDLQLYGAAGRLLSEFPDSSTLDAIVEEGRKGGTAYSLPTVATHSYDVIFRCIDAVRSYCNEGKKGILGLHVEGPWINKLKRGAHVENLIFTPSIEQVQELLNYGGDVIRMITLAPELCSREIIALIRSHNIVVSAGHSNATYQQANEGFAAGVEVVTHLYNAMSGLLHREPGLVGASFEHEVARASIIPDGFHVDFAAVRIAKKIMGERLFVITDAVTDTSTGPYRHEREGDKFVANGVLSGSALTMVKAVYNLVNHADIPLSEALRMCSLYPARLLNMVDHKMLLKAGYAAEFVVLDEDLSLSAFL, encoded by the coding sequence ATGGAGAATAAAACAATAGCCTATACCGCCCGCTCGGTCTTCACCGGTACCAATATGCTGCAACACCACGCTGTTGTAGTAAACCATGGTTTTATCGAAAGCGTGCTCCCTATGGTTTCAGTACCAAAAGGTATCCGCATACATGATTTTGGCGAAGCCGTTATCGCACCGCCTTTTGTCGACCTGCAACTCTATGGCGCGGCAGGACGGCTCTTATCCGAATTCCCCGACTCCTCCACACTCGATGCTATTGTCGAAGAAGGCCGCAAAGGCGGAACCGCCTATAGCCTGCCTACAGTAGCAACACATAGCTACGATGTTATCTTCCGATGTATAGATGCAGTCAGGTCTTATTGCAACGAAGGGAAAAAAGGCATTCTTGGCCTTCATGTCGAAGGCCCCTGGATCAATAAACTGAAAAGAGGGGCGCATGTCGAAAATCTTATCTTCACCCCCTCTATAGAGCAGGTGCAGGAATTACTCAACTATGGCGGCGATGTCATTCGTATGATCACACTGGCTCCCGAATTATGCAGCCGCGAGATCATCGCACTCATCCGCTCTCATAACATAGTAGTATCGGCAGGGCATAGCAATGCCACTTACCAGCAGGCCAACGAAGGTTTCGCCGCAGGTGTGGAAGTGGTAACGCACCTCTACAACGCCATGAGTGGCCTGCTACACCGTGAACCCGGCCTCGTAGGCGCAAGCTTTGAACACGAAGTGGCCAGGGCCAGCATCATCCCCGATGGCTTCCACGTCGACTTTGCCGCCGTACGTATCGCCAAAAAGATCATGGGCGAAAGATTGTTCGTGATTACGGATGCTGTTACCGATACCTCCACAGGGCCCTACCGCCATGAGCGCGAAGGCGATAAATTCGTTGCAAACGGCGTCCTCAGTGGCTCGGCGCTTACAATGGTAAAAGCCGTTTATAATCTCGTGAACCATGCCGATATCCCCCTGTCCGAAGCCCTGCGCATGTGTAGCTTGTACCCCGCAAGACTACTGAATATGGTCGATCATAAAATGTTGCTTAAAGCTGGTTACGC
- a CDS encoding glycoside hydrolase family 88 protein: MKKTTKALLFSGLLALGFTPPQKDTAFIDSNVAFARGQLKKLLTVANRQDTAFPRTVDKKGQLLSTDMYEWTSGFFPGALWYAYEATNDNELKAAAVKWTEKLSGLQYFTKHHDLGFMMYCSYGNAYRLTGNEQYKNILVQSAKSLATRFNPKTGSIRSWNLFGSWDGQGRYVYPVIIDNMMNLELLFFASKTTGDDTYRNIAIKHAENVLKNQVRPDYSCYHVVCYDTATGKVLSRETAQGYANNSTWARGQAWGIYGFTMTYRETKDKRFLETAQKMADFYLDNKALPSDKVAYWDFNANDVGYEPSRKSHAKETPVKYRDASAAAVTASALLELSSFLGENGRKYRDGGIAILHALSSPAYKAAAGENADFILKHSVGSIPHDVEIDVPLIYADYYYLEALNRYRALSGASN, encoded by the coding sequence ATGAAAAAAACAACAAAGGCACTGCTCTTCTCCGGCCTGCTGGCCTTGGGCTTCACCCCGCCGCAGAAAGATACAGCCTTCATCGACTCCAACGTAGCGTTCGCCAGAGGACAACTTAAAAAATTGCTGACAGTGGCCAACAGACAGGATACTGCCTTCCCCAGAACGGTAGATAAAAAAGGACAGCTCCTGTCCACCGATATGTATGAGTGGACCTCTGGTTTCTTCCCCGGCGCATTGTGGTATGCCTACGAGGCAACTAATGATAATGAACTGAAAGCAGCAGCCGTTAAATGGACCGAAAAACTCTCCGGTCTCCAGTACTTTACAAAACATCACGACCTGGGTTTTATGATGTATTGTAGTTATGGTAACGCATATCGGCTAACAGGAAACGAACAGTATAAAAACATCCTGGTACAGTCTGCTAAATCCCTCGCCACCCGCTTTAACCCTAAAACCGGTAGTATCCGCTCCTGGAATCTCTTCGGCTCCTGGGATGGTCAGGGACGGTATGTTTATCCCGTTATCATCGATAACATGATGAACCTCGAACTGCTGTTCTTCGCCTCAAAAACAACCGGCGATGATACCTACAGGAACATTGCTATAAAGCATGCTGAAAACGTACTCAAAAACCAGGTAAGACCAGACTATAGCTGCTATCATGTAGTATGCTACGACACGGCAACAGGTAAGGTCCTGAGCAGGGAAACAGCCCAGGGCTATGCCAACAACTCTACATGGGCACGCGGACAAGCCTGGGGTATCTACGGCTTTACCATGACTTATCGCGAAACAAAAGACAAGCGTTTCCTCGAAACGGCCCAAAAAATGGCCGACTTCTATCTCGATAACAAAGCGCTCCCGTCCGATAAGGTCGCTTATTGGGATTTTAATGCCAACGATGTTGGTTATGAACCTTCGCGTAAATCACACGCAAAAGAAACCCCGGTGAAATACCGCGACGCTTCCGCAGCGGCAGTCACAGCATCTGCTTTGCTTGAACTCAGCTCCTTCCTCGGCGAAAATGGCAGGAAATACAGGGATGGAGGCATCGCTATCCTCCATGCACTCAGCAGCCCCGCTTACAAAGCTGCTGCAGGCGAAAACGCCGACTTTATCCTCAAGCATAGCGTAGGCAGCATCCCGCACGATGTCGAAATAGATGTGCCTTTGATCTATGCCGATTATTACTACCTCGAAGCGCTTAACAGGTATCGTGCCTTATCAGGTGCAAGTAACTAA
- a CDS encoding amidohydrolase, whose translation MSSLTLTLIQTALHWENKQANLAMLEEKITGIKERTEIVILPEMFSTGFSMQPERWAEKMDGPTITWMRRMAQQQRIILTGSVIIEENGNYYNRLIWMLPTGDYGCYDKRHLFAYAGEHEHYTPGNKRLIASVKGWKINLQICYDLRFPVWARQSPEGTRDTAPEYDLLIYVANWPEKRSLPWKTLLQARAIENQCFVAGVNRVGADGNGFAHSGDSMLIDPLGNSIFHKQHDEAVATFTLQKENLEQVRARFPFWKDGDTFILSHGE comes from the coding sequence ATGTCCTCATTAACGCTAACGCTCATTCAAACCGCCCTTCATTGGGAAAACAAGCAGGCCAACCTGGCTATGCTCGAAGAAAAGATTACGGGCATTAAAGAAAGAACGGAGATCGTTATCCTCCCCGAAATGTTCAGCACAGGGTTCAGCATGCAACCCGAACGATGGGCCGAGAAAATGGACGGCCCCACCATTACCTGGATGCGGCGTATGGCACAGCAGCAACGTATCATCCTCACCGGCAGCGTTATCATCGAAGAAAATGGAAACTACTACAACCGCCTTATCTGGATGTTACCAACCGGCGACTACGGCTGTTACGATAAAAGACACCTTTTCGCCTACGCCGGCGAACACGAACACTATACCCCCGGCAACAAAAGGCTTATCGCCAGCGTCAAAGGCTGGAAAATAAACCTGCAGATCTGCTACGACCTGCGCTTCCCCGTATGGGCGCGCCAATCACCCGAAGGTACCCGCGATACCGCTCCCGAATACGATCTGCTCATTTATGTAGCCAACTGGCCCGAAAAAAGAAGCCTCCCCTGGAAAACGCTCCTCCAGGCCCGCGCCATCGAAAACCAGTGTTTTGTTGCCGGCGTAAATAGGGTAGGAGCAGATGGAAACGGATTTGCACACAGCGGCGACTCTATGCTTATCGATCCCCTCGGCAATAGCATCTTCCATAAACAGCACGACGAAGCAGTAGCAACCTTCACACTGCAAAAAGAAAACCTGGAACAGGTACGCGCTCGTTTTCCATTCTGGAAAGATGGCGATACCTTTATCCTGTCACATGGAGAATAA
- a CDS encoding RagB/SusD family nutrient uptake outer membrane protein produces the protein MKRLLLLLMLLQAITSCNKLLDKKPTDFVDPAGFYNSEEELNMALAAVYDPLGNEYMYGSSLWFQFGICTDEAFYAFSANAYSAPMFYQYDYTNPYVGGIWQQCYIGIERANMLIENINKPSMDETKRQAILGEALFLRAYYHFILVSNYGDVPLKLKSSDNVNSISIPRTPAKQVYEQIVTDMKEAEGKVNTITSIGNSSHVSKTAVRGILARVYLYMAGAPMNDQSKYADALYWAQQVDAGNEHELLTTYNATITNSAYSQIFINQCRDIYDIKECIWEVDFYAKDADPTYAEMGKVGTMNLGCTNIDTGRSSSNIKTTIKLYRLYGNGDLRRDWAIAPFSYSATANPLTRTYYTSTNIIGRDAGKWRRSYEPSNFVKLQFTNGTNFPLLRYADVLLMQAEAENEVNGPTATAYTAINKVRRRAYGLPVNVASTVADVPAGLTPAQFRQFIREERARELCFEGVRKGDLLRWGIFTNVMNEMVAEINASNASFTNKSRWITGYATAASSGRYQLLPVPALELNVNKGMTQNPGW, from the coding sequence ATGAAACGATTGTTGCTTTTATTAATGCTCTTACAGGCCATTACATCCTGTAATAAACTCCTCGATAAAAAGCCAACGGATTTCGTTGACCCCGCTGGTTTCTATAATAGCGAAGAAGAGCTCAACATGGCACTCGCCGCCGTCTACGACCCGCTGGGAAATGAATATATGTACGGTAGCTCTCTATGGTTCCAGTTCGGCATATGTACTGATGAGGCTTTCTATGCTTTTAGCGCTAATGCTTACTCGGCCCCCATGTTCTATCAGTACGATTATACCAACCCTTATGTAGGAGGTATATGGCAGCAATGTTATATAGGCATCGAAAGAGCCAACATGCTCATAGAAAACATAAACAAACCATCGATGGATGAAACAAAAAGGCAAGCCATACTCGGAGAAGCTTTATTCCTGAGAGCCTACTATCATTTTATATTGGTAAGCAACTATGGCGATGTTCCTTTAAAACTGAAATCCAGCGACAATGTAAATAGCATCAGCATACCCCGTACACCTGCTAAACAGGTTTATGAACAAATAGTAACAGATATGAAAGAAGCCGAAGGAAAAGTAAATACCATTACTTCCATCGGCAACTCCAGCCACGTATCAAAAACAGCTGTTCGCGGTATCCTGGCAAGAGTTTACCTGTATATGGCAGGCGCCCCCATGAACGATCAGTCTAAGTATGCCGATGCCCTGTATTGGGCGCAACAGGTAGACGCAGGTAACGAACACGAATTGCTTACCACCTACAATGCAACGATAACCAATTCTGCTTATAGCCAGATCTTTATTAATCAGTGCCGCGATATCTATGATATCAAGGAATGTATCTGGGAAGTCGATTTCTATGCCAAAGACGCCGACCCTACCTACGCCGAAATGGGAAAAGTAGGAACCATGAACCTTGGCTGTACCAACATCGACACGGGCAGATCTAGTAGTAATATCAAAACAACCATCAAACTCTATCGCTTGTATGGAAATGGCGACCTGCGCAGAGATTGGGCAATTGCTCCGTTCTCTTACAGCGCCACGGCCAATCCTTTAACAAGAACTTATTATACCTCCACTAATATCATAGGCCGCGATGCAGGAAAATGGAGAAGATCCTACGAACCTTCAAACTTCGTGAAACTGCAGTTCACCAACGGAACTAACTTCCCGCTGCTGCGCTATGCAGATGTATTGCTCATGCAGGCCGAAGCGGAAAATGAAGTGAACGGACCAACAGCAACAGCCTATACAGCCATTAACAAAGTAAGAAGAAGAGCCTATGGTTTACCGGTAAATGTAGCAAGTACTGTAGCAGATGTTCCCGCAGGATTAACGCCCGCGCAGTTCAGGCAGTTTATAAGAGAGGAACGCGCCAGGGAACTTTGCTTCGAAGGCGTACGGAAAGGCGATCTCCTCCGCTGGGGCATCTTCACCAATGTAATGAACGAAATGGTTGCAGAGATCAATGCCTCTAATGCCTCATTCACCAATAAGTCACGATGGATCACCGGCTACGCTACCGCAGCATCTTCCGGCAGATACCAGCTGCTGCCCGTTCCGGCACTGGAACTGAACGTGAACAAAGGCATGACGCAAAACCCCGGATGGTAA
- a CDS encoding DUF5017 domain-containing protein, with product MTKKIFLTTIIPACLLIACSKSLSTADPNFNVNINATDIALGDTSRFSFSGNPDVITFYSGEIGSRYEYRNRDTANGTPLLRFRTIRANGSQQGSLAVMISDNFEGVLVNDTPATVNRIAAANWTDISSRATLSSGSTTAVASGNIDLSDFSANNKPVYIGFRYKGFAGSAQSKWTIDSFTVKNVLNDGSSYIIANMNASNVAYTNYGVSGFSPGFAAFRSLNDYYWVVSSGTSLVITGATSAGVAAPAEAWAVIGPLNLRKVTPDAGRAVKVATEKTEELKFTHRYTTPGSYNAIFLGGKISARESEYTNRSFQITVK from the coding sequence ATGACTAAAAAGATTTTTCTCACAACAATAATCCCGGCCTGCCTGCTCATAGCTTGCAGTAAGTCGCTTAGTACCGCCGATCCTAACTTTAATGTAAACATTAATGCCACTGATATAGCACTTGGCGATACCAGCCGGTTTAGCTTCTCCGGTAACCCCGACGTCATTACTTTTTACTCCGGTGAAATAGGCAGCAGGTATGAATACAGGAATCGTGATACCGCCAATGGTACGCCACTCTTACGTTTCCGCACTATCAGGGCCAATGGCAGCCAGCAAGGCTCACTGGCAGTAATGATCTCCGATAACTTCGAAGGTGTATTGGTAAACGATACGCCTGCAACAGTGAACAGGATAGCCGCCGCTAACTGGACCGATATCTCTTCCAGGGCAACGCTCTCTTCAGGAAGCACTACAGCCGTTGCTTCCGGTAACATCGATCTCTCCGATTTCAGCGCTAATAATAAACCCGTTTATATAGGCTTCAGGTATAAAGGCTTCGCTGGTTCTGCTCAAAGCAAATGGACCATCGATTCATTCACCGTAAAGAATGTACTCAACGATGGCTCAAGCTATATCATCGCCAATATGAATGCCAGTAATGTAGCATATACCAACTATGGCGTATCAGGGTTTAGCCCCGGTTTTGCGGCTTTCAGATCATTGAACGATTACTATTGGGTAGTCTCCTCCGGTACTTCCCTGGTGATCACTGGCGCTACCTCAGCAGGCGTAGCTGCGCCCGCAGAAGCATGGGCCGTAATAGGACCCCTAAATCTCAGAAAAGTAACTCCCGACGCCGGAAGAGCCGTTAAAGTAGCAACAGAAAAAACCGAAGAACTGAAATTCACACATCGCTACACAACACCGGGATCTTACAACGCAATATTTCTGGGTGGTAAAATAAGCGCCAGGGAAAGCGAATACACCAACAGGTCTTTTCAAATAACAGTTAAATAA
- a CDS encoding sialate O-acetylesterase has protein sequence MLSRLQCLYLLTAFIVFSLDSSAQLKLPALVSDNMILQQNTPVRIWGWSIPGQQVTVSFQKKQYKTVTGANKKWELMLPAMKAGGPYHMTIKGPDEITIHNVLIGEVWVCSGQSNMEFPMSRIKHLHQADIIKASTSPIREFSVKQQYSYVPVSDVQGAWQQAGPQTIDGFSAVGFFLAFQLYEKYKVPVGIIHSSWPGTPAESWISEEGLKDFPHYIQQARPYHNTAYVDSLLKRDKDVSNAWYANVNKHNKGAKEEQGWQPVSFPGYWEDQGLAGLDGLVWLKKQIDVPVNSAKKEAVLELGLIDDIDSTFVNGKFVGYSNNKYLPRRYRVPAGLLTPGLNTITIRVIDNEGKGGLAPGKHYGLITGTDTLSLSGQWQYKVDYASTPLPVATFTRVFYKPECLYYGMIEPITPYTIKGVAWYQGEANAGGAKAFEYRRLLPAMIREWRAKWAQGNFPFLIVQLANYMDPKPQPSASGWAMLRESQSVIASTEPNCGLAIAIDIGEQYDVHPFNKKTVGKRLALQAQKIAYGDQTTVVSGPTYKSMQVKGEEIVLAFTNTGSGLMAKNGSLKQFAVAGEDKKFVWANAVIKGDQVVVNAPEVKKPVAVRYAWADNPEGCNLYNKEGLPASPFRTDKWEK, from the coding sequence ATGCTTTCACGCCTTCAATGCTTGTACCTGTTAACCGCTTTCATTGTTTTTTCACTTGATAGCAGCGCTCAGTTGAAATTGCCAGCCCTGGTAAGCGATAACATGATTCTGCAGCAGAACACTCCCGTTCGTATCTGGGGATGGTCTATACCAGGTCAACAGGTAACCGTTTCCTTTCAAAAAAAACAATACAAAACAGTAACAGGCGCCAATAAAAAATGGGAACTGATGTTACCCGCCATGAAAGCAGGCGGCCCCTATCATATGACCATTAAAGGCCCTGATGAGATCACAATACATAACGTCCTCATAGGAGAAGTATGGGTTTGCTCCGGTCAGTCTAATATGGAATTTCCTATGAGCCGTATCAAACACCTTCATCAGGCCGATATCATAAAAGCTTCCACCAGCCCTATCCGTGAATTTTCAGTAAAACAACAATATAGCTACGTTCCCGTTAGCGACGTACAGGGCGCTTGGCAGCAGGCAGGCCCGCAAACGATTGACGGTTTCTCGGCAGTAGGTTTCTTCCTCGCATTTCAGTTATATGAAAAATACAAAGTACCGGTAGGTATTATTCATTCCAGTTGGCCCGGAACGCCCGCAGAATCATGGATCAGTGAAGAAGGCCTCAAAGATTTCCCGCATTACATCCAGCAGGCACGCCCTTACCACAACACAGCTTATGTCGACAGCCTCCTGAAAAGAGACAAAGATGTTTCCAATGCCTGGTACGCCAATGTCAATAAACACAACAAAGGCGCTAAGGAAGAACAGGGCTGGCAACCCGTCAGCTTTCCCGGTTATTGGGAAGATCAGGGACTAGCCGGATTAGATGGACTGGTATGGCTGAAAAAACAAATTGATGTCCCCGTAAACAGCGCAAAAAAAGAAGCTGTTCTTGAACTGGGACTTATCGACGATATTGACTCCACTTTTGTCAATGGAAAGTTTGTGGGTTATAGTAATAACAAATACCTGCCCCGCCGCTACCGCGTACCCGCAGGGCTATTAACCCCGGGATTAAACACCATAACAATAAGAGTGATCGACAATGAAGGAAAAGGAGGTTTGGCCCCAGGTAAACACTACGGGTTGATAACAGGAACAGATACGCTTTCTCTTTCCGGTCAATGGCAGTATAAAGTAGATTACGCATCCACACCTCTGCCCGTGGCAACATTTACCCGCGTGTTCTATAAACCGGAATGTTTGTATTACGGAATGATAGAACCTATTACTCCCTATACAATCAAAGGCGTAGCATGGTATCAGGGCGAAGCAAATGCCGGAGGCGCCAAAGCCTTTGAATATCGCCGTTTGTTACCGGCAATGATCAGGGAATGGCGTGCTAAATGGGCACAGGGTAACTTCCCCTTCCTCATAGTACAACTTGCCAATTACATGGATCCCAAACCTCAACCTTCTGCAAGCGGATGGGCAATGTTGCGTGAATCCCAGTCTGTTATTGCATCAACAGAACCAAATTGCGGCCTCGCCATTGCTATAGATATTGGGGAACAATACGATGTGCACCCCTTCAACAAGAAAACCGTAGGCAAACGCCTCGCCCTTCAGGCGCAAAAAATCGCCTATGGCGATCAGACAACAGTTGTCTCCGGCCCCACATACAAATCAATGCAGGTGAAAGGAGAGGAGATCGTGCTCGCCTTCACCAATACCGGCAGTGGCTTAATGGCAAAGAATGGCAGCCTCAAACAGTTTGCTGTTGCAGGAGAAGATAAAAAATTCGTCTGGGCCAACGCTGTCATAAAAGGAGATCAGGTGGTTGTCAATGCACCGGAAGTAAAAAAGCCGGTTGCCGTTCGCTACGCCTGGGCCGATAATCCCGAAGGCTGTAACCTTTACAACAAAGAAGGATTGCCGGCGTCTCCGTTTAGAACAGATAAATGGGAGAAATAA
- a CDS encoding GyrI-like domain-containing protein translates to MEKTVLTKTLKNYYKAKSKPELVTLGSAQYVSIRGKGDPNEVPFSNKVQALYTVAFGLKFIYKEQDLDFVVPKLEGLWWFDIEKYGQVNLAEAPNAVPRSEWEYRLLIQMPSFVSVRSLREAVDNAVHEKGIKLAAEVEWYKMAGGRFVQMLHTGPFNTEPETLKQIECYMRENGLQKNRLHHEIYLSDFRLTAPENFKTILREPIK, encoded by the coding sequence ATGGAAAAGACAGTCCTCACCAAAACATTGAAAAATTATTACAAAGCAAAATCAAAACCAGAACTGGTAACGCTTGGCAGTGCTCAGTATGTTTCCATAAGAGGAAAAGGAGACCCCAATGAGGTACCGTTTTCAAACAAGGTCCAGGCGCTCTATACCGTAGCCTTCGGCCTTAAATTCATTTATAAGGAACAGGACCTGGATTTTGTGGTACCTAAACTGGAAGGCCTGTGGTGGTTCGATATTGAAAAATATGGACAGGTTAACCTCGCCGAAGCCCCCAATGCAGTGCCCCGCAGCGAATGGGAATACCGCCTGCTAATTCAGATGCCGTCATTTGTTTCTGTAAGATCACTCCGCGAAGCAGTTGACAATGCCGTTCACGAAAAAGGAATAAAACTGGCAGCAGAAGTGGAATGGTATAAAATGGCAGGTGGAAGATTTGTACAAATGTTACATACAGGCCCGTTTAATACAGAACCGGAAACGCTGAAACAAATAGAATGCTACATGCGCGAAAACGGCTTGCAGAAGAACAGGCTGCATCACGAAATCTATCTCTCCGACTTCAGACTTACCGCTCCCGAGAACTTTAAAACAATACTGCGGGAACCCATAAAATAG
- a CDS encoding heparinase II/III domain-containing protein — protein MLFIAMCCSILAFSQTIDASKIKEHPRLLLLQDEEKLIRNNISKSPDWQKIHLAIITECNEILALPPVERKVIGRRLLAKSRESLRRIFFLSYAWRMTRELKYFRKCEEELLAVASFSDWNPSHFLDVGEMSLAVAIGYDWLYNDLSEASRKQISDALISKGIGPSLTENKDTWWLKGTNNWNQVCNTGVAFAAAAVYELQPQRSKEIIERSIKSIRLPMQVYSPDGNYPEGYSYWAYGTSYNVFMISMLETAFGSDYGLTGMPGFLKTPVYYEHMVGPSGKPFNYSDCGTGADGLQPAMLWFADKNNDPSLLWIEKQNVSKDRFLVKSNRLLPAAMVWGKNIDFEKVTRPTQRTWVGDGENPVALMHASWQSTWDLYVGFKGGTAGTSHAHMDIGSFVMDALGVRWSADLGMQGYEAMESKGLKIWDMVQNSDRWKVFRYNNFSHSTLTVNNALQHMKGRATIMKHSNDTTFMHAVMNLDEIYTGQLASARRGIAIVNKQYVTIRDEIETGDSACTIRWAMLTPASVADITKNQMLLQQQDGNKKLTFYVNGLPGDAVLKTWPTTPPNNYDEENPGTILVGFEITLPAHTKKEFNVFLMPGTKPIAVKKSSLKPLNEW, from the coding sequence ATGCTTTTTATAGCAATGTGCTGCTCCATATTGGCTTTTAGCCAAACAATAGATGCCTCGAAAATAAAGGAACACCCGCGCCTGCTCTTGTTGCAGGACGAAGAAAAACTGATCAGAAACAATATCAGCAAAAGCCCCGACTGGCAAAAAATACATCTTGCCATCATTACAGAATGTAATGAGATCCTGGCGCTGCCACCGGTAGAAAGAAAGGTGATAGGCAGGCGCCTGCTGGCAAAATCACGCGAATCATTACGACGTATCTTTTTCCTGTCATACGCCTGGAGAATGACCCGCGAACTAAAGTATTTCAGGAAATGTGAAGAAGAACTCCTCGCCGTTGCCTCCTTTTCAGACTGGAACCCCTCTCACTTTCTCGACGTAGGTGAAATGTCGCTGGCAGTGGCTATAGGCTACGACTGGTTATACAACGACCTCTCCGAAGCCTCACGCAAACAGATCAGTGATGCGCTTATCTCCAAAGGAATAGGTCCTTCTTTAACCGAAAACAAAGACACCTGGTGGCTGAAAGGTACCAACAACTGGAACCAGGTATGTAATACAGGAGTTGCGTTTGCCGCAGCCGCAGTATATGAATTACAACCACAACGTTCCAAAGAAATAATAGAACGTTCCATAAAAAGTATCCGCCTGCCCATGCAGGTGTATTCCCCCGATGGAAACTACCCCGAAGGTTATAGCTACTGGGCATACGGCACCAGCTACAATGTTTTTATGATCAGTATGCTCGAAACTGCATTTGGCTCCGACTATGGCCTTACAGGTATGCCCGGCTTCCTTAAAACGCCTGTCTACTACGAGCATATGGTAGGTCCCTCAGGAAAACCCTTTAACTATTCCGACTGCGGCACCGGTGCCGATGGCCTTCAGCCGGCTATGCTTTGGTTCGCCGATAAAAACAACGATCCCTCTCTGTTATGGATAGAAAAACAGAATGTCTCCAAAGATCGCTTCCTGGTTAAATCTAATAGACTCCTACCAGCCGCCATGGTCTGGGGTAAGAATATCGACTTTGAAAAAGTAACACGCCCCACTCAGAGAACCTGGGTAGGTGATGGCGAAAACCCCGTAGCGCTCATGCACGCTTCCTGGCAAAGTACATGGGACCTTTATGTGGGCTTTAAAGGAGGTACAGCCGGTACCAGCCATGCACATATGGACATAGGTTCATTTGTAATGGATGCACTCGGCGTACGCTGGTCGGCCGATCTTGGTATGCAGGGATATGAAGCTATGGAATCAAAAGGATTGAAGATCTGGGACATGGTTCAAAACTCCGATAGGTGGAAAGTATTCCGCTACAATAACTTTTCCCATAGTACCTTAACAGTGAATAATGCGTTGCAGCATATGAAAGGCCGCGCTACCATTATGAAGCATTCCAATGACACAACCTTTATGCATGCCGTAATGAACCTCGATGAAATCTATACCGGCCAGCTTGCTTCAGCCCGCAGAGGTATCGCCATAGTTAATAAACAATATGTCACCATCCGCGACGAAATTGAAACAGGCGACTCTGCATGCACCATCCGTTGGGCAATGCTTACACCTGCATCCGTAGCCGATATCACAAAAAACCAGATGCTGCTCCAACAACAGGACGGAAATAAAAAACTTACTTTTTATGTAAACGGCCTGCCCGGTGATGCTGTCTTAAAAACATGGCCTACTACACCGCCAAATAATTATGATGAAGAGAATCCAGGCACCATACTGGTTGGCTTTGAAATAACTTTACCCGCACACACTAAAAAGGAATTTAATGTATTCCTGATGCCGGGAACGAAACCAATAGCCGTAAAAAAATCTTCTCTTAAACCCCTAAATGAATGGTAA